Proteins found in one Apostichopus japonicus isolate 1M-3 chromosome 16, ASM3797524v1, whole genome shotgun sequence genomic segment:
- the LOC139982966 gene encoding neuronal acetylcholine receptor subunit alpha-9-like isoform X2 translates to MHIPHISDYSSQELQLRGTMVMTWYDCRLSWNPDEYDGLDYIELPLTEIWRPELIVYERLSKHSDVSFQTETDIVKVRNTGKVKWVTVASTRTLCSIDVENFPRDKHTCDVTFTTWLHQDNEQKLQILGKMDPCEIEHLTWRLKFTGLGGNDSLYICDQYLKNQSYVRYIATLVRLDTNFGMYTLVTPNVFVSFLSVITICFPRGDNTGPTFGMMCLLALIIQLWTLYQVLPDTAFSRVGKCIVTLTIVVALETVISAINMGIKDVCSCCCNKRNQEEQQPVADQSDVNVVQHNDCWFFSKILLIIFFLVVIFVINMIMICS, encoded by the exons acttgGTATGACTGTCGCCTTTCCTGGAATCCTGATGAATACGATGGTTTAGACTACATAGAACTTCCCCTCACTGAAATATGGCGACCGGAATTGATTGTGTATGAAAG GCTATCAAAACATAGCGATGTAAGTTTCCAAACGGAGACCGATATTGTAAAAGTTCGTAACACTGGTAAAGTAAAGTGGGTAACCGTAGCGTCAACGAGAACGTTATGCTCGATAGACGTGGAGAACTTCCCAAGAGACAAACACACTTGTGACGTTACGTTTACAACTTGGCTGCACCAAGACAATGAG caaaaactacaaattttggGCAAGATGGATCCATGTGAAATTGAGCATCTTACTTGGCGTTTAAAGTTTACTGGTCTTGGAGGTAACGACTCGCTCTACATATGTGACCAATACCTTAAAAACCAATCATATGTTCGTTACATCGCCACTTTGGTAAGACTTGACACAAACTTTGGCATGTACACCTTAGTGACACCAAACGTATTTGTATCATTTTTGAGTGTGATTACTATTTGCTTTCCAAGGGGAGACAACACCGGGCCAACGTTTGGTATGATGTGCCTTCTGGCTTTAATCATTCAACTTTGGACACTATACCAAGTACTTCCTGATACTGCTTTCTCTAGAGTGG GTAAATGCATTGTGACTTTAACTATTGTAGTGGCTTTGGAAACGGTCATTTCTGCAATAAATATGGGCATTAAAGACGTATGTTCCTGCTGTTGCAACAAACGTAATCAAGAAGAGCAACAACCTGTAGCTGATCAATCAGATGTAAACGTGGTACAACACAACGATTGTTGGTTTTTTTCTAAGATATTGCTGATAATTTTCTTTCTCGTAGTCATATTTGTGATCAACATGATAATGATTTGTAGTTAG